Proteins encoded within one genomic window of Hevea brasiliensis isolate MT/VB/25A 57/8 chromosome 8, ASM3005281v1, whole genome shotgun sequence:
- the LOC110667992 gene encoding agamous-like MADS-box protein AGL15 isoform X1 yields the protein MGRGKIEIKRIENANSRQVTFSKRRAGLLKKAQELAILCDAEVAVIIFSNTGKLFEFSSSGMKRTLSRYNKCLDSPEPTRVECEAEKQDSREVDVLKEEIAKLQAKELRLLGQDLTGLSLKELQHLEQKLNEGLLCVKEKKEHLLMEQLEQSRVQEQRAMLENETLRRQVEELRGFFPSTDHSVPTYLEYYSMDRKHSFVNNGSASTDAACNCSMEKGDSDTTLHLGLPTDAYRKRKAPEGESHSNDSGSQLVLL from the exons ATGGGTAGAGGGAAGATTGAGATCAAGAGGATTGAGAATGCAAATAGCAGGCAAGTCACATTCTCTAAAAGAAGAGCTGGGTTGCTTAAAAAGGCTCAAGAACTTGCCATTCTCTGTGATGCTGAAGTTGCTGTTATTATCTTCTCCAACACTGGCAAGCTCTTTGAGTTCTCCAGCTCTGG CATGAAGAGAACACTTTCAAGGTACAACAAGTGTCTCGATTCACCAGAGCCTACTAGAGTAGAATGCGAGGCAGAG AAACAAGATTCAAGGGAGGTGGATGTTCTTAAAGAGGAAATTGCTAAGCTACAAGCAAAAGAGCT GCGGCTCTTGGGCCAGGACCTGACTGGCTTGAGTTTGAAAGAGTTGCAACATCTAGAGCAGAAATTAAATGAAGGGTTATTGTGCGTGAAAGAGAAAAAG GAACATTTACTGATGGAACAACTAGAGCAATCCAGAGTACAG GAACAACGGGCTATGCTGGAGAATGAAACTTTGCGCAGACAG GTTGAGGAGCTTCGAGGTTTCTTCCCGTCAACAGATCACTCAGTCCCAACTTATCTGGAATACTATTCTATGGACAGGAAGCATTCTTTTGTAAACAATGGTTCTGCAAGTACCGACGCAGCCTGCAATTGCTCGATGGAGAAAGGAGATTCGGATACTACCTTGCATTTGGG GTTGCCGACTGATGCATACCGAAAGAGGAAGGCACCCGAAGGAGAAAGCCATTCCAATGATTCAGGGAGCCAATTAGTCTTGCTGTGA
- the LOC110667983 gene encoding uncharacterized protein LOC110667983 isoform X1 → MYRDVSSCNTYNYGDALYWDARYVQEACSFDWYQRYSSLRPFVRRYIPTSSRVLMVGCGNALMSEDMVKDGYEDIMNVDISSVAIEMMKGKYEYIPQLKYMQMDVRDMSFFPDESFDSVIDKGTLDSLMCGNDAPISAAQMLGEVSRLLKPRGIYMLITYGDPTVRMLHLSRPVYNWKIILYIIPRPGFERPAGSSSPRSFLEPVPITEKGLIPADFVLEDPDSHFIYVCKKMDETTELHSIPDHPLMANVL, encoded by the exons ATGTACAGGGATGTTTCAAGCTGCAACACGTATAACTATGGCGATGCTTTGTATTGGGATGCGCGCTATGTGCAGGAGGCCTGTAGCTTCGATTGGTACCAGCGTTACTCTTCTCTTCGCCCCTTTGTTCGTCGCTATATTCCCACTTCCTCTCGCGTTCTCATGGTTGGCTGTGGCAATGCTC TTATGTCAGAGGACATGGTCAAGGATGGATATGAAGATATAATGAATGTTGACATTTCATCAGTGGCCATTGAAATGATGAAAGGAAAATATGAATATATCCCTCAGCTCAAAT ACATGCAAATGGATGTTAGAGACATGAGCTTCTTCCCAGATGAGTCTTTTGATAGTGTCATCGACAAGG GAACTCTTGATTCCTTGATG TGTGGAAATGATGCTCCAATTAGTGCTGCTCAGATGTTGGGGGAAGTGAGCAG GCTTCTTAAACCTAGAGGAATTTATATGTTG ATAACCTATGGTGATCCTACAGTAAGGATGCTTCATTTAAGCCGGCCTGTGTACAATTGGAAAATAATATTGTACATAATAC CTAGACCAGGATTTGAAAGGCCTGCAGGTAGTTCATCACCACGCTCATTTTTGGAACCTGTTCCTATCACTGAGAAGGGCTTGATTCCAGCAGATTTTGTATTGGAAGATCCAGATTCTCACTTTATTTATGTGTGTAAAAAGATGGATGAAACAACAGAGCTCCATAGCATACCTGACCACCCATTGATGGCTAATGTTTTGTAG
- the LOC110667983 gene encoding uncharacterized protein LOC110667983 isoform X2, whose protein sequence is MSEDMVKDGYEDIMNVDISSVAIEMMKGKYEYIPQLKYMQMDVRDMSFFPDESFDSVIDKGTLDSLMCGNDAPISAAQMLGEVSRLLKPRGIYMLITYGDPTVRMLHLSRPVYNWKIILYIIPRPGFERPAGSSSPRSFLEPVPITEKGLIPADFVLEDPDSHFIYVCKKMDETTELHSIPDHPLMANVL, encoded by the exons ATGTCAGAGGACATGGTCAAGGATGGATATGAAGATATAATGAATGTTGACATTTCATCAGTGGCCATTGAAATGATGAAAGGAAAATATGAATATATCCCTCAGCTCAAAT ACATGCAAATGGATGTTAGAGACATGAGCTTCTTCCCAGATGAGTCTTTTGATAGTGTCATCGACAAGG GAACTCTTGATTCCTTGATG TGTGGAAATGATGCTCCAATTAGTGCTGCTCAGATGTTGGGGGAAGTGAGCAG GCTTCTTAAACCTAGAGGAATTTATATGTTG ATAACCTATGGTGATCCTACAGTAAGGATGCTTCATTTAAGCCGGCCTGTGTACAATTGGAAAATAATATTGTACATAATAC CTAGACCAGGATTTGAAAGGCCTGCAGGTAGTTCATCACCACGCTCATTTTTGGAACCTGTTCCTATCACTGAGAAGGGCTTGATTCCAGCAGATTTTGTATTGGAAGATCCAGATTCTCACTTTATTTATGTGTGTAAAAAGATGGATGAAACAACAGAGCTCCATAGCATACCTGACCACCCATTGATGGCTAATGTTTTGTAG
- the LOC110667982 gene encoding putative disease resistance RPP13-like protein 1 yields the protein MADMIVSAAIDCVINKLTSSDILESAGGAQFQVELEKMEKTLSTVKAVLADAEDKQISNRLVKIWLRELRDLAYDAEDILDEFCFEVLRRKQQVEQRRGEGSSSKVWSVMLRFLDHLNPHRVLFNMKMKSEIETINAKFQELIEKKNSLELRENGADDGSRKSLKRLPTSSLVDERVVCGRAQEKEKIIQLLLSGQGCDDRVCVIPIVGMGGVGKTTLSQIVYNDSRVVEWFDLKVWCCVSEDFDVVRVTKTILEAITMRDFNVKDLNLLQVALREQLRGKRYLIVLDDVWSEKYEDWIVLRQPFQVGSPCSKIIVTTRNHGVAAIMGTVEGHFLKELSVDNCLSLFAMHALGRRNFDGHLNLKEIGEKIVRKCGGLPLAVKTLGSLLHMNTDQDEWENVLNSKIWHLPEDKSGILPALRLSYYYLPSYLKPLFAFCSIFPKNYEFYQDELVLLWMAEGFLPELEGKKPMEELDSYFNQLLSRSLFQRSSIEKSQFVMHDLINDLAQTVAGEICMNLNDNFEDNKLRQIVENARHFSFIRRPYEVWNRFEVLGTMNHLRTFVALPIRTLPWACCYLSKKVLHDMLPKLRCLRVLSFSGYQINELPDSISSLKHLRYLNMSCTKIKWLPESLSTLLYLETLLLYGCTELTKLPQGIGNLINLCHLDITNTHNLHEMPLQIGNLTSLQTLSKFILGEGCGYRISELKDLKHLQGKLSIMGLDNVADGRHAFDANIRKKHNLVELGLEWSCNFHDLRKKECEMRVLNLLKPCTSLRALSISFYGGAKFPLWIGDPSFAKLSQLKLSCCRHCTSLPSLGKLPLLRSLCIEGMDAVKTVDFDFYGEGSPLAVPFPSLETLKFEDMLVWELWLSSNGDNEEPDNIFPRLSELTLLNCPKLTGKLPKRLCSLAKLTICNCPILENSLISLPSLHELKLEECSQVVLKHMVDNTSLTTLTIRSMADISCLQDIFVQSLVALKVLVISNCTKLTFLWNRITGLEKVFGLERIIIKDCPQLVSLTENANDMFYGCAHMELSVCNKEEQLPCGMHGLQSLKDLHVESCPKLASFPEAGVLSSLRCLVLKNCEALMSLPDGMMRFSCRTNMCLLEELEIEECPSLECFPEGELPMTLKVLKIRCCTKLQSLPEGLISRNNMSHLEHLEIISCPSLTSSPSGKLPFQLKTLKISDCSQLEPLPKRMLHDNTSIEYNNIWSCTILKSLPECLNSLSCLTELSINYCSGLRSFPEVGLSLPNLRTLNIYDCFNLKTLPGEMRSLMSLQELAVCNCPSLVSFPQGDLLPNLTSLEIWDCGNIELSMSEWNFQSLTHLRDLSIAGGCFKNTVSFPNEKFLLPPSLMSIYIGGLPNLESLSVQLQSLTSIEELEIVDCPKLQSLPSEGMPPTLGRFSIRDCPLLKQQCFPKKGMCWPLIVHIPCMEMDGEDI from the coding sequence AAAGGCGGTGCTGGCAGATGCTGAAGATAAGCAGATTAGTAACCGTCTCGTTAAGATTTGGCTGAGAGAGCTTCGAGACTTGGCTTACGATGCGGAAGACATCCTCGACGAGTTTTGTTTCGAGGTTTTGCGACGGAAACAACAAGTTGAGCAGCGACGAGGAGAAGGGAGCTCGAGTAAGGTGTGGAGTGTTATGCTTAGATTTTTGGATCATTTGAATCCTCATCGTGTCCTTTTTAATATGAAAATGAAGTCTGAGATTGAGACTATTAACGCTAAATTTCAAGAACTTATTGAGAAAAAGAATAGTTTAGAGCTGAGAGAGAATGGTGCCGATGATGGGAGTCGTAAATCGTTGAAAAGATTACCCACTAGTTCTTTGGTAGATGAACGTGTAGTGTGTGGCAGGGCACAGGAGAAAGAGAAGATTATTCAGTTGCTGCTGAGCGGACAAGGTTGTGATGATAGGGTTTGTGTGATTCCTATAGTTGGCATGGGCGGAGTGGGCAAAACCACTCTTTCGCAGATTGTCTACAATGACAGCAGAGTAGTGGAATGGTTTGATTTAAAAGTTTGGTGTTGTGTTTCTGAGGACTTTGATGTTGTTAGGGTGACAAAAACGATTCTTGAGGCCATAACTATGAGGGATTTCAATGTAAAGGATTTAAATTTGCTTCAAGTGGCATTGAGGGAACAATTGAGGGGGAAGAGGTATTTGATTGTTTTAGACGATGTTTGGAGTGAGAAGTATGAGGATTGGATTGTGCTTCGTCAGCCTTTCCAAGTGGGATCTCCATGCAGTAAAATTATTGTCACTACACGTAATCATGGTGTTGCAGCAATTATGGGTACCGTTGAAGGTCACTTTTTGAAGGAGCTATCAGTTGACAATTGTCTGTCTTTGTTTGCAATGCATGCATTAGGAAGAAGAAACTTTGATGGTCACTTGAATCTAAAGGAGATTGGTGAGAAGATAGTTCGGAAATGTGGAGGACTGCCGTTGGCTGTAAAAACACTTGGGAGTTTGTTGCACATGAATACTGATCAGGATGAATGGGAAAATGTATTGAATAGCAAGATTTGGCATTTGCCAGAAGACAAGAGTGGCATTCTTCCAGCCTTGAGATTGAGTTACTATTATCTTCCTTCTTATTTGAAGCCATTATTTGCTTTTTGCTCAATATTTCCAAAGAACTACGAGTTCTATCAAGATGAATTGGTATTGTTATGGATGGCTGAGGGTTTTCTGCCAGAACTAGAAGGAAAGAAGCCGATGGAAGAGCTAGACTCTTATTTTAATCAACTATTATCAAGGTCACTTTTTCAAAGATCAAGCATTGAGAAATCGCAGTTTGTGATGCATGATCTTATCAATGATCTGGCTCAAACAGTTGCTGGAGAAATATGCATGAATTTAAATGATAATTTTGAAGATAACAAGCTCCGTCAAATTGTTGAAAATGCTCGCCACTTTTCGTTCATTCGTCGTCCATATGAAGTGTGGAACAGATTTGAGGTCTTAGGTACAATGAACCATTTAAGAACTTTCGTTGCCTTACCAATTCGTACATTGCCTTGGGCATGTTGCTACTTAAGCAAGAAAGTCTTACATGACATGCTGCCAAAATTAAGATGCTTAAGAGTTCTATCATTCAGTGGTTATCAAATTAACGAGCTGCCAGATTCAATCTCTAGTTTGAAGCATTTACGGTATCTCAATATGTCTTGCACCAAAATTAAATGGTTACCTGAATCCTTAAGCACTCTCTTATACTTAGAAACACTGTTATTATATGGCTGCACAGAGCTTACTAAGTTGCCGCAAGGCATTGGGAATTTGATTAACCTTTGTCATCTAGATATTACCAATACTCACAATTTGCATGAGATGCCTTTGCAGATAGGTAATTTGACTAGTCTTCAGACATTGTCTAAGTTTATCTTGGGAGAAGGTTGTGGGTACAGGATTAGTGAACTAAAAGATTTGAAGCATCTTCAGGGGAAACTTTCCATTATGGGATTGGATAATGTGGCAGATGGTCGACATGCATTTGATGCTAATATAAGAAAAAAGCACAATCTTGTTGAGTTAGGGTTGGAATGGAGCTGCAACTTTCATGATCTTCGAAAAAAGGAATGTGAAATGCGAGTTCTTAATTTGCTAAAACCTTGCACGAGTCTTAGAGCTCTCAGCATTTCATTCTATGGAGGTGCAAAATTCCCATTGTGGATAGGGGATCCCTCATTTGCTAAATTATCGCAACTAAAACTCTCTTGTTGTAGACATTGTACTTCATTACCTTCTCTTGGTAAACTACCTTTACTTAGGAGTCTCTGTATAGAAGGTATGGATGCAGTAAAGACTGTTGATTTTGACTTTTATGGAGAAGGTTCTCCTTTGGCTGTGCCTTTTCCATCTTTAGAGACACTGAAATTTGAAGATATGTTGGTATGGGAATTGTGGTTGTCTTCTAATGGAGACAATGAAGAACCCGACAATATATTTCCTCGTCTCTCAGAACTTACATTATTGAATTGTCCCAAGTTAACTGGGAAATTACCTAAACGCCTTTGTTCACTTGCAAAGCTCACAATATGCAACTGCCCAATATTGGAAAATTCACTTATAAGCCTTCCATCCCTTCATGAGCTGAAGTTAGAAGAGTGCAGTCAGGTGGTACTAAAACACATGGTTGACAACACTTCCTTGACAACACTGACGATCAGGAGCATGGCAGATATTTCTTGTTTGCAGGACATTTTTGTGCAGTCACTGGTAGCACTTAAAGTTCTGGTTATTTCTAATTGCACAAAGCTAACATTTCTGTGGAATCGGATAACTGGATTAGAAAAAGTGTTCGGTCTTGAACGCATTATAATTAAGGACTGTCCTCAACTTGTGTCATTAACAGAGAATGCCAATGATATGTTTTATGGTTGTGCACATATGGAATTATCAGTCTGCAATAAGGAGGAGCAACTGCCATGTGGGATGCATGGCCTTCAGTCTCTCAAGGATCTGCATGTTGAATCTTGCCCAAAACTTGCATCTTTTCCAGAAGCAGGAGTCTTGTCCTCACTAAGATGTCTTGTGTTAAAGAATTGTGAAGCTCTGATGTCCCTGCCTGATGGTATGATGAGGTTCAGTTGCAGAACTAATATGTGTCTTCTTGAAGAATTGGAGATTGAAGAGTGTCCTTCGCTTGAGTGCTTTCCAGAAGGCGAGTTACCCATGACGCTGAAAGTGTTGAAAATCCGATGCTGTACAAAACTCCAGTCTCTGCCTGAGGGATTAATAAGCAGGAATAACATGTCTCATCTGGAACACTTGGAGATCATTAGTTGTCCATCTTTAACATCCTCCCCATCAGGAAAATTACCTTTTCAACTTAAAACACTTAAGATCTCAGACTGCTCACAACTGGAGCCACTTCCAAAAAGGATGCTGCACGACAATACATCAATTGAATACAATAATATTTGGAGCTGTACCATTCTGAAAAGCTTGCCTGAGTGCCTTAACAGCCTCTCCTGTCTCACTGAATTATCTATAAATTATTGCTCTGGTCTAAGGTCGTTTCCTGAAGTGGGCCTGTCCCTCCCCAACCTCAGAACATTGAATATCTATGATTGCTTCAATCTGAAAACTCTTCCTGGTGAGATGAGAAGCCTAATGTCTCTTCAAGAGCTAGCAGTATGCAACTGTCCAAGTCTTGTGTCCTTTCCGCAAGGGGATTTGCTTCCAAATCTAACGTCCCTTGAAATTTGGGATTGTGGAAATATTGAACTGTCAATGTCAGAGTGGAACTTCCAAAGTCTAACCCATCTTAGAGATTTAAGCATTGCTGGTGGATGCTTTAAAAATACAGTTTCCTTTCCTAATGAGAAGTTTCTGCTTCCTCCATCTTTAATGTCTATTTATATTGGAGGGCTCCCAAATTTGGAATCCCTATCCGTGCAGCTGCAAAGTCTCACATCTATAGAAGAGCTAGAGATTGTTGATTGTCCTAAGCTTCAGTCTTTACCAAGTGAAGGCATGCCTCCCACACTTGGAAGATTCAGCATTAGGGACTGTCCACTTCTAAAACAACAGTGCTTCCCAAAGAAAGGCATGTGCTGGCCCCTGATAGTACACATCCCATGCATGGAGATGGATGGCGAAGACATATGA
- the LOC110667992 gene encoding agamous-like MADS-box protein AGL15 isoform X2, whose amino-acid sequence MGRGKIEIKRIENANSRQVTFSKRRAGLLKKAQELAILCDAEVAVIIFSNTGKLFEFSSSGMKRTLSRYNKCLDSPEPTRVECEAEKQDSREVDVLKEEIAKLQAKELRLLGQDLTGLSLKELQHLEQKLNEGLLCVKEKKEHLLMEQLEQSRVQEQRAMLENETLRRQCKFLLLVC is encoded by the exons ATGGGTAGAGGGAAGATTGAGATCAAGAGGATTGAGAATGCAAATAGCAGGCAAGTCACATTCTCTAAAAGAAGAGCTGGGTTGCTTAAAAAGGCTCAAGAACTTGCCATTCTCTGTGATGCTGAAGTTGCTGTTATTATCTTCTCCAACACTGGCAAGCTCTTTGAGTTCTCCAGCTCTGG CATGAAGAGAACACTTTCAAGGTACAACAAGTGTCTCGATTCACCAGAGCCTACTAGAGTAGAATGCGAGGCAGAG AAACAAGATTCAAGGGAGGTGGATGTTCTTAAAGAGGAAATTGCTAAGCTACAAGCAAAAGAGCT GCGGCTCTTGGGCCAGGACCTGACTGGCTTGAGTTTGAAAGAGTTGCAACATCTAGAGCAGAAATTAAATGAAGGGTTATTGTGCGTGAAAGAGAAAAAG GAACATTTACTGATGGAACAACTAGAGCAATCCAGAGTACAG GAACAACGGGCTATGCTGGAGAATGAAACTTTGCGCAGACAG TGCAAATTTCTGCTTCTTGTATGTTAA
- the LOC110667991 gene encoding uncharacterized protein LOC110667991: MVLLVERLSKLYSKLENHHNHPQPEALSASLQAFRSDVSSFITQLLNSDPGLETLSLEWIQKCFQILPMINKAFAKLVVEIDYHVRKWKAKTMEEYLKYSLDLLDLLNSFSSALSHLGQARLSLSHALSLVESSPSSAVERLKTIEFMSFTKEFKDQENKIDESKERSWSDKEWVILQALMELRSTGFWVCSIVLAGLCGDDRAYLAMRKSSGALSNPTLINLDSSVCGVIMGEGCVLKEVRELKDSADCLVEAIAGESSSDAAAEEMRRKLEEFEKLLDGLGKEVDRLFFELLAGRNELLDCIRLQKP, translated from the coding sequence ATGGTACTCTTGGTAGAAAGGCTTAGCAAATTATACTCCAAGCTGGAGAATCACCACAACCACCCTCAGCCTGAAGCATTATCAGCTTCTTTACAGGCTTTTCGATCTGATGTTTCGAGTTTTATAACCCAGTTGTTAAATTCGGATCCTGGCTTGGAAACCCTGTCCCTGGAATGGATTCAGAAATGTTTTCAGATCCTACCCATGATCAATAAAGCTTTTGCAAAGCTAGTTGTGGAGATTGACTACCATGTCAGGAAATGGAAGGCCAAGACAATGGAAGAATATCTCAAGTATAGTTTAGACTTGCTCGATCTTCTCAACTCCTTTAGTTCTGCTCTTTCTCATCTGGGTCAAGCTCGTCTTTCTTTATCTCATGCTCTGAGTCTTGTTGAGAGTTCACCTTCATCGGCGGTGGAGCGTCTGAAGACGATTGAGTTCATGAGTTTTACAAAGGAGTTCAAAGATCAAGAAAACAAGATAGATGAGTCGAAAGAAAGATCTTGGTCAGACAAGGAATGGGTTATTCTTCAAGCTTTGATGGAATTAAGGAGTACAGGATTCTGGGTATGCAGTATTGTGTTGGCTGGTTTGTGTGGAGATGATAGAGCGTACTTGGCGATGAGAAAATCATCTGGGGCATTATCTAACCCTACTTTGATCAATTTGGATTCAAGTGTCTGTGGAGTTATAATGGGGGAAGGATGTGTGCTGAAGGAGGTCAGAGAGTTGAAAGATTCAGCTGATTGCCTTGTAGAGGCCATCGCTGGCGAAAGCAGCAGTGACGCAGCAGCAGAGGAGATGCGGAGAAAATTGGAAGAGTTTGAGAAGCTGCTGGATGGCTTAGGCAAGGAGGTGGATCGTCTCTTCTTTGAGTTGTTGGCTGGGAGAAATGAATTGCTTGATTGTATTAGACTTCAGAAACCATAG